The window CCATGAACGAAGCCACCACTTCGCTCCTCGCGGAGCACTTTAGCTACACGCCTCTGGTGAGTTTCCAAATTGCTCTCATTTTATCATTCCCCATGCTGCGTGCGGGGCTGTATGAACCCCCCACACCCTTTGGACACCCTTGCTGATTGCCCCTGGTAACTAGTCGCTCATAGATGACATTATCAATTCGATCAACAACTTGATCTACCAGGCCATCTCAAGCCTAGAATCCGGCCTGATCAACACGCCTCCGGAGCGTTTGGGCTTCGCGCACGCCAGCAACGGCTCCACCATCCCCGacaccgacgaggatggcAATGTTGTCTACCCCGAGGCAAAGCTGGAGATTGAGAATGGCCTCCACCAGCTGGAGACGCTGCTTGAAGCCAATGTTGACAAGGCATTTGACAAGTTCGAAATCTACGTGCTGAGGAATATCCTCACGGTGCCCGAGGATCTTCTGTCCTCGGTGAGGCTGAAGCATTACGAGGTTCGTGGACCGTGTTTGTTTTGACATGAATCCGGTTTTTTAACCAGATTATTACGCAGAATCTCTCTTTCGTCCCTTCACCCGACACCCCCACACCAGAAACCATTCTTGcgcagcgcaagaagctcatcgagACCCGCAAACTAAGTCGGTCATTGAAAGATGAATGCGCTCGGAACGACGTGGTTATTTCCCAATTGCGATCGATTCTCTCGACTGTCGAAAATGCCAAACCCGATGGTGGCGCCGACGCTacagaaaacaaagaaaacaacCAGCCGGATttgtccttcttgacctccAGTCCCGCCGCGCGCCAGCTACGTGTCGGCGTTGCGGCCGGGTCCAACACCAAGCATACGCCTCTCACGACCAACACCACCTTCATTCTTTCTCAACTTCCAGCCCTCCAAACAaccctggagcagctccGTCCTCGATTGGCAGCACTGCCGCAAGCATCTGTGGCCAAGGAGACCAAGTCTAAGAGAGACGAACGCAAAGAATACATCGAGAGCCGGATCAGACTGCACCTGGAGCGCGCCGGACAGCTTGCTATgggtgatgatggacatcCAATGGTCGCCGGTCGCCGGATTGACATCTCGGAAGCCCATGCACTGGAGAATGTTGCAAGCATGCTTACACACCAAAAGAAGGCATGAAAATTTATTTATTTAAGGTGATCATTGTCTTTTTCACGACCAGGATACGCTCCATATCTCCTGAGTCTTTCGGAAGGGGACCACGTCGATCTTGTCGGACTGCAAGATATCCACAATCTTCTCACCTTTCTTCTCGATGGTGATGAactccttctgctcctccccGATTTTATAAAACGCCCGTCCGAACTTGGTCATGAAACCCTCCACGATCTCCGGTGtgatctcctcatccttcaGAACGCCGTTCTGGACGGCCTGTTCGAAGGCATCGATAACGACCTGAGTGGTATATGGCTGTGTGAAAACACCCGCGGCGATCTTCTCTCCGCCGCGCTTCGACGCTGCCGGGTGCGGGGCACTATCAGACCCAAAGAAGAACTTGGGGTTGCCCGAGACTGCTGCGCGCAAAAGGGCATCGCGGTCCGCCGGCGTCTTGGCAACCGGCTTGCAGAAGCAGAATGGATCCCCCGCCCACGAATCAATGATAATGGACAGATggtgggcggtgatggtgccAGCAACCGTTGGCCCGCACTTCTTCACAGCTTCGACAGCTGCGACAGTGGTACAGTGCTCCAGGATAATGCGCAGCTTGGGGAATTGGGCATGAAGCTCCGCCAGGATGGGCAGGAACCGTTCCTCCGCCGACAACACCGTCACGTCGCCCTGGGACGGGCACTCGCCGTGCAAGTTCAGAATCATGTCTTGCCGTTCCATCTCCGCGAAGACCGGGTAGAACGCCGAGTAGTCGACGACACCCGAGCTCGAGTTGGTGGTCACCCCGGCGGGATAGCTCTTGACGCCTGTTATGCCCCGCTTCTTGGCCTCAATGATCGTCTCCGGCGTGATGGTTTCGTGGAGGTACAGCGACATGAGGTAGTTGACATTGGGCTCAATGGCTTGCAGGCGCTTCTTATAGTCGAGGGCGTGGTCGACGGTTGTGATCGGTGGCACCAGGTTGGGCTAGGTACATAGTGTGTTGGTCAAATGTAATTGATATAAAACCGTGTCCGTCCTCTTACCATGACGTAGACCGTGTTCACTCCTCCCTGCCGAATGGTCGGGGTCACCAGCTCCATCATGGGTCCATCGCGGAGGTGAACTGGCTTTGGAGTTAGTCATTGTTTGTCCACGCAAGCATTCTCACTGACCGTGGAAGTCCGCCGAGGCGGGGAGCTTGACTCCATTTAGCTTAGACAGTGGCATTGTGATAAGAGGTTATTGGAtgacaaggacaagaagaataTCATCCTCCCCCcgccattttttttttgtcgGCGGGATGTATACTGCCGGGCGGTGAACCCCGGATCTTGTCATTCCGGCACGTAGTTAACTCAGTTAACTGACTTAACTGTAATTCCCATCCTGTTCAAGAACAATTGACCGTGGAGAATATGTCGAATCACCCGGAAATGATATCTTCAGCGCTCGGATATGCAGGAACAGCCAACTGCATGGCTCTCTTTGCGGTAGTCCGCACTGACCTTAACATATCCTCTAGCCGCCGGCGGGCTCAGGGCGCGAGCACCAGCGCCTCGCGTCTCCCAATCACCGTTCGGCCACACTGATTGTACCTCGATGCCAAGTCTGCAGGCTGGCGCCGGCCCAGACACTGATATTCTATTTTAGGGTCTTGTTCATTTTACTGAGCACCCCAACTAATCAGCGCTGCTTGTCTCCCGACGAGGCGCGTTCTAGGTCTTGGTCCGGCAATAATGGCTTGGTATTTTCTGATACTCGGATCCCCATTCGATGGTTTAATGTGTGATGGCGAAGCGCTCGTCCAGTTGCATATCCCAAGATGTCGGTCTCTATCACCGTACATAACCCTCACCCACTCGCCATCTGAGACGAGTTTTTTATAACATTGTCCCAACGCCGTTCTTTTCGAACATATCCTGTCTTTCATTACTTTCTCTTTTGAGATAATTTGTCCTTCTTTTGAGACAGACCCCGCTGAGGTCATTACTGGTCAACATATATATcatattttctctctctaAAACTTAGCCATCATGAGTTCCGACTCGTCGACAACCGGCTCATACCAGGGCCGTCCAGCACATCTGGATGAGTCGAATTTTATACGCCGCAATCGTGCGCTGCACTGGGCTCGTACAGGCCTGTCCTTTATCATCTTAATCGCCGCTGTTACTATCATTGCCTGCGAAGCTGTACCGCTGCGCCATTACAAGGTCACCGCCGCATGGGCTGATGCCGGTCTTGCCCTGTGGCCACTGAACCTGGATACTCGCCCCACGAAAGCCGCATTAGCCTGCGGTTGTGTGATCGCGGTTCTGAACCTGGCCTATATCACTATCGCACTTCTTCCATCCGTGAGTATAAATAGAGTCTGCCCCTCGTTTACTCTAATTAACATGGCGACAGCCGCATTCGCGAATCAAAACGCTCAATACCTTCTCCGCCGCCTCGGCAGTTGCAGGATTTATCACTGCCCTGACCGGGGTTCTGTTCACGCTCTACCCGCCTTCATCGACGTACCCGGTCGGCTTTAGCGAGAACGAGACGCTGCACTCCTGGACCTGTAAATGGAGATCATCTCGGAATACCATTGCGACCCCCATTCATTTCGCTCGGGACTGTGCCGAGATGCGGGCCGGTTTCGTCCTTCTGGGTGTTCTAGTCGGGTTGGAATTTATCATGGGCCTCGTGGCAATTGTTGGCTCCTGGATGCAGGGCAGTGTGGCCCGCCAGCGCGCAGATGAGCAGCatcagctggagaaggtggagatTGTCACAAAGCAGTGATGAGAATCGTTTGGTTCGCAGGGTAACTATACGTATGAGTTTAGTTAATACCTAGTGAtcagggctggctggcccagcCTATGAGATCCGAGTTGTCTAGTTTCAGCCCCCGGtcgtccttttcttcttcttcctgtgTTGGCCCGTCGATCCTACCGAGTAAAGCGTAGCGGACTATCTAGTCCCGGCAAGTCTCGTTTCTGCCCCTGCAGGAGAGACCCCGTGTCGGTCTGCAACAACGCAACAGGAGTCCTATCAGGCGATGACCCCGGCCTCCGATGCGGGAACAACCTGCGTAACGGGCCATCCGTCCCCCGACAGGGAAAGCGTGTGTTGAGTGTAACCCTTCCTGGTCACATCGCAGGAGAGACGCGTGGAAAATAATGCACGCTCTATCCTTCTTTCATCAAGACCGTATGCCCCAGCTGTACTCGGATCGGCAAACTGTTGGAAACAGGCGAGTCTTTCCATTTGATTCGGGGGCCGATCTAGAGGAACGCGCGCCCTCTCTTCCCGCTCTGGCCTAAACAATGATTCGTAGTTAGGAATTCgccccccttctctctccagctcGTTCTATTCTCCAGGATTATCACTGCCCTTCTTATAAAAACAATGGCCGCTCTCACCGCGCCATCGCGCCGCGTGTCTCCTGAACGACCTGTATAGTTGTGTGCTGCTGCTCATCATGAAATCCATTCTGTCGCTccccttcttcgccgccgtCGCATTCGCGACCAGTCGTCTGACACCACCGCCGGGATCGATTGTGGTGGCCAAATCGGGAGGTGACTTTGACTCGGTACggtgattttcttctcgGTAGGAGGCAGGCTAACCTAACACTGAAGCGACCAGATTAGCTCTGCCATTCAGTCACTCAACCAGGGCATCCGCGAGAACCAGACCATCTTTGTCAAGGCGGGTACCTATGAAGAGCAGGTGTCTATCCCGGCCATGAGTGGGCTTCTTACCATTTATGGAGAAACCAAGGAGTGAGTGGATATAATGCTAATCTTTCTGGTCATTCATACTGACGCCTTGAAATTAGTATCCTCTCCTATTCGGCCAATACAGTTACCGTCACCTACAATGCCAGTACGTCGTCGACAGCGTCATCCAAGGACGCTGATACGGGTTAGTATATCCACTCATCTTTTCTGTGATATCGGCCCTGATTCCTTCCAGCTACCGTCCAAAACGGCGCGGCTTCGACAAGGTTCTATAATCTCAACTTCGCCAACAGCCACAGCGCCGGCGAGTCGGCCCTGGCGTTGAGCGCCTCGGGCACCCAGCAAGGCTATTATGGGTGCCAGTTCACCGGAAACGAGAGTTCGTCTCTCTGCCCTACCTAATACTGTGCTATAGTTACTGACGGCAGTGTTATTCAGACACAATCCTCACTCAAGTCGGTGGCACGCAGGTGTTCGCCAGGTGTTTAATCCAGGGCACGTCGTAAGTCTAAAACAACACCCACCAACAATGCTACAGCATTAACTCACCTTGAAAATACAGTGATTTCATCACCGGCCAGTACGCGCGTGTGTGGTTTGACGCTGTCGCCATCAGAGTCCTCCCATGCTCCGGCCAGGGCTTCATTACCGCCAACGGCCGGTCCTCGAACGACGACCCGTCCTACTACGTGATCAACAACTCCAGCGTCGACGCAGCCTCAGACAAAACTGTCACGTCTGGCAGCTACTACCTCGGCCGTCCCTTGTCTGATTTCTCCCGGGTTGTCTTCCAGGATACCTATATGAGCGAGGTGGTCAATAGCGCCGGCTGGAGCGAGTGGACCAAGGCAAAGCCCAACACACAGGATGTCGATTTCGGCGAGTACGACAACTCCGGTCCTGGTAGCTTGGGCTCGCGGGCGAGCTTCTCTAAGAAATTGAGCTCGGCTCTCGCTGTTGGTGATATCATCAATGACGGATACCAGTCGTGGGTCGACGTGAGCTACTTGTCTTAGGTGTAGAATAGAATAGCATGGAGTCAATTGGAACATATGGATAGTCACACGGAATTGCACTTTTATTGTCTTGTAGccaaaaaggaaaatatcAACATGAAAAACAGTTCAGATCTATAAATATCTTATGTAATCCTTATCAACACCGCCTTGGCAGAATCATCGTCGCGtgtttcttcctctctttctctttctctttctccctccGCAAGACACCCCGATTCTTCCGGCAGTTGACAAAATGCCGGCCGATCCAGCAGTATCGGCAGTAGCACctgatgtggatgatgaagccTACGACtctgccgaagatgaagactTCCAGCTGGACGCGGCGCAGGACGTGTCCGAGCTGTCctccgacgccgacgaggaggccgcggagcccgcgaagaagaaacggAAAACCGCCAAGAAACCCAAAGTCGACGAAGACCTGGAACTAGACTCCGGCGACGAAGCGACCATCCGCAAGGcgaaagagaggaaggagaggaagcggaaaggcaagaaggccaagggcAAACGCGCAGAAGAGTCGGATGAGGATATCGAcctcgatgaagatgatgaagaaggtggcaCAGGAGGATTTGTGCGCACGCGCGCGATGAAGATGCATTTGTAAGTCTCTTTCTTCTACAACCGCCCTCCACTCGAGGCAAGGCGTTGTGTCGATGATCGGACTCTAACAGGCGGTTCTCTCGCAGACACGAAGAGCGCAAACCGCTGGCCAAGATTGACGGCGCGACCGTGGACGTGAACGCTttgtgggagaagatgaacgCCCCCCAGAGTGACCTGGGACTGCGCCCGACTCAGACCCAGCAGGATGACGAACCGGTCCCAGAACCCGCGCATGCGGCCGACACGGAGGTGCAAGACCAGCGTTCCCGCGAGCCGGAGGAAAAGCCGCGCCATTTCCAGCACAGTGTGCAGATGGTCAAGATCAAACGCACCTACAAATTCGCCGGGGAGTGGATCACAGAAGAGAAGGTCGTGCCCAAGGACTCGGCCGAGGCCAGGGCGTTCTTGTCTAGTGGCGAGAATGTTGAATtggccgatgccgaggatgttGCGGCTGTTGATGCTACGCACACGCTGCTGCGTCGTCCTGTGCGCAAGATCTCACGGTTCGATCCCAACCCGAACGGAatgatcaagaagagctgggagaggCAGCCAGCCGTGGAGGTGTCTGCCGGTCAGGACGCTCGCGGGCCCAAGATCAACACGGTCGAAAAATCAAGGCTCGATTGGGCGCAGTACGTCGACCAAGCGGGCATCCAAGACGAGCTTCGCGTGCACAGCAGGGCCAAGGAGGGCTATATGGGCCGCATGGACTTCCTTGGTCGCATGGAAGACaggcgagaagaagagcgacGGAATGCACGACTCAAGACAATGTGATCTCTTTGCCTCTTATCGGCTCATTCTTTCCGAGCATGCAACAACCCAACTTACTTTCAGAATATACCACTCGAGACTTTACACCCAGCGAATCCACCGGCCACGTTCTCTCGCATACAGGGTCGTATGTGACGGAAGGCTTCCTCATATCCGGCTGGTTATCATCGGTCGGTGGGGTGCGCCCGCCTCTCTCGTTCGAGCAAAGCCAAGGCCGATCCCCGATCTCCCGGCTACGGGGCACAATTCACGCCCGGGTTTGCGCCCCCCTGTCAGGAATTTGAaacctttttttttcactATATTTCAGACAGCCGTGGCTACTTCTGGTATGGCACTGCGAGTTGTGGAGTATAGGGGATCAATGGCAGGCTTGCTGGTTGCTCGTGTTGAATACGAGGACGGTGGATATCTATATAGCTTTGGCAGGCTGGCTATTGCCACATACTCTCCTCCTATGGACTGAATCTCAGATGTATGTACTTTATTCTTACTGGCTATGGACACGAAGATACCAATCCAGTCTCACACTTCCACTTCATCTTGGGTCATAAACGGAGCATTTGTAGTCTTGCCATCATTTAgttgctgctgccgctctTGGGGGTATACTTGATGCCACTGGAGGGGCAGTTAGATTTCTCGACTAGAGAGCGCAGTTAGATTAAAGGTCCGTCATGTCTAGTAGGAGCACAACTTACGCGGAGCAGTCGGTTGGTACGTGCCGTCAATGACGTTGCCGCGCACATTGAAGAAGTAATAGACCTCATCCATGCTGTCGCTCTCGCAGCCGACGTACGCCGTCACGCCGCTGTGGATCTTCGACAGCGCATTCTGAATATCGGCGAGGTCGTAGGTCTTGGAGGAGTCGGGGGTGATGCCAGCATTGGAGAGAGCGGTATAGGTATCCAGGCCCTTGAACAGATCCACCACCTTCTGGAAGAACTGGCCGACTTCCTCCTGCGGCTGGTAGTTGCTGTAGCAGCTGGGCTTGATGGTGTTCAGGCATGTGCCGTGCTTTGACCACTCGTGCTCCCAGAACGACTCGTCCGATCCGTCGTCGGACACCCAGTACTTGTTCATGTAGGTGAGCAGCTCCGAGCGGCCCTGCGACTTCAGGATGTCCGTGATGTTGGTGTAGGCACGGGCCGAGTCGCAGCTGGCCTGGTAGGTGCCGTCGCAGTTGTCGGGCCTGAGTGTATGGTGAGCCATTGatcgttttttttttttccatctcTTTTGGATCTCCTAAATACTCACCACAGTCCATGGATGGTCCACGAGTCAGTCGGGCCCGTCGCCGGGTCGGAGTCCCAGAACTGGGTCTGCAGCAGAGCACCGCCGGGGTACTGGAAACAGCAAGTCGGGGTCTTGGAGGAGCCGTGGCAGCTCAGCGACGAGTTGCTCGAGCACGAGTCGAGGGCGGCCATGGCAGAGCCAACCGTCAGGGCCATCATGCCCAGCGAAGACTTGAATTGAGGCATTGTTTTGATGTGTAGTATCACGGAGTGTTTATCGTAGATCTAATAACAAGGGAGAGCGATAGAGATTCTTGACTCCCGCGGCCAGGTACTTTATTATACCAAAGCAAGGTACAAGCGCAGGTACGGGTGATCCTTGCTGGTCGTGGCACATGTGCCGATAAGAGACCGCTCATTTGCTAGGGCGATCGGATATCACCGTAGGCAAAGCGACGGTGCTCCATCGCAAAGTGGAGAGACGATCGCCCGGGGCTGCCGCGTTGTTTGAGGAGAATGACAAAGCCAGGCATGTCGACGTTGCATTTGTTGAAAGTCGAGATTAGCCCAGGCGCTGATCGCCGGGCCCTGGCGAACCAGCGTTGTCGGTGCCGGGATCTGCGGCTGTGCCCATCCTTTGCAACTCGCCTCATAGGGTATCGCGGGAATTGAAGGACCCTGAGTCCGTGGGTCTCCGCCCGGCGGTTTGCCACTACATACGTCGTTATTGTTCACagagtagtagtagtataCCTAGTGGGATAGACTTAATGACGTGTAGTCGGATAATACTGATCAGAAATGCATGTATTATGGTTCTATTTTGAGGAATCCCGGCGCGCCAATCTATTCAggtaataataatggctcctgctcttcttcttgtccatTGTGTTGCGACGGCCTCAATCGGATGCACGATACAGCAACGCTGGCAACAACGCAGAATAGAGCGGCTTGGAGAAATGGCAATCCCATCCACGCATTGCCGAGGTGCATTCCCAGACGAAACAGGGCGGCAAACAACGGTCCGGACACGAGCATCCCCACCGACTGCGCAACCGCAATGGCGGAAAACAAAGTCCCGACATGATCTGGTAGAA of the Penicillium psychrofluorescens genome assembly, chromosome: 1 genome contains:
- a CDS encoding uncharacterized protein (ID:PFLUO_001235-T1.cds;~source:funannotate) is translated as MNEATTSLLAEHFSYTPLSLIDDIINSINNLIYQAISSLESGLINTPPERLGFAHASNGSTIPDTDEDGNVVYPEAKLEIENGLHQLETLLEANVDKAFDKFEIYVLRNILTVPEDLLSSVRLKHYENLSFVPSPDTPTPETILAQRKKLIETRKLSRSLKDECARNDVVISQLRSILSTVENAKPDGGADATENKENNQPDLSFLTSSPAARQLRVGVAAGSNTKHTPLTTNTTFILSQLPALQTTLEQLRPRLAALPQASVAKETKSKRDERKEYIESRIRLHLERAGQLAMGDDGHPMVAGRRIDISEAHALENVASMLTHQKKA
- a CDS encoding uncharacterized protein (ID:PFLUO_001236-T1.cds;~source:funannotate), encoding MPLSKLNGVKLPASADFHVHLRDGPMMELVTPTIRQGGVNTVYVMPNLVPPITTVDHALDYKKRLQAIEPNVNYLMSLYLHETITPETIIEAKKRGITGVKSYPAGVTTNSSSGVVDYSAFYPVFAEMERQDMILNLHGECPSQGDVTVLSAEERFLPILAELHAQFPKLRIILEHCTTVAAVEAVKKCGPTVAGTITAHHLSIIIDSWAGDPFCFCKPVAKTPADRDALLRAAVSGNPKFFFGSDSAPHPAASKRGGEKIAAGVFTQPYTTQVVIDAFEQAVQNGVLKDEEITPEIVEGFMTKFGRAFYKIGEEQKEFITIEKKGEKIVDILQSDKIDVVPFRKTQEIWSVSWS
- a CDS encoding uncharacterized protein (ID:PFLUO_001237-T1.cds;~source:funannotate) produces the protein MSSDSSTTGSYQGRPAHLDESNFIRRNRALHWARTGLSFIILIAAVTIIACEAVPLRHYKVTAAWADAGLALWPLNLDTRPTKAALACGCVIAVLNLAYITIALLPSPHSRIKTLNTFSAASAVAGFITALTGVLFTLYPPSSTYPVGFSENETLHSWTCKWRSSRNTIATPIHFARDCAEMRAGFVLLGVLVGLEFIMGLVAIVGSWMQGSVARQRADEQHQLEKVEIVTKQ
- a CDS encoding uncharacterized protein (ID:PFLUO_001238-T1.cds;~source:funannotate), which codes for MKSILSLPFFAAVAFATSRLTPPPGSIVVAKSGGDFDSISSAIQSLNQGIRENQTIFVKAGTYEEQVSIPAMSGLLTIYGETKDILSYSANTVTVTYNASTSSTASSKDADTATVQNGAASTRFYNLNFANSHSAGESALALSASGTQQGYYGCQFTGNENTILTQVGGTQVFARCLIQGTSDFITGQYARVWFDAVAIRVLPCSGQGFITANGRSSNDDPSYYVINNSSVDAASDKTVTSGSYYLGRPLSDFSRVVFQDTYMSEVVNSAGWSEWTKAKPNTQDVDFGEYDNSGPGSLGSRASFSKKLSSALAVGDIINDGYQSWVDVSYLS
- a CDS encoding uncharacterized protein (ID:PFLUO_001239-T1.cds;~source:funannotate); amino-acid sequence: MPADPAVSAVAPDVDDEAYDSAEDEDFQLDAAQDVSELSSDADEEAAEPAKKKRKTAKKPKVDEDLELDSGDEATIRKAKERKERKRKGKKAKGKRAEESDEDIDLDEDDEEGGTGGFVRTRAMKMHLHEERKPLAKIDGATVDVNALWEKMNAPQSDLGLRPTQTQQDDEPVPEPAHAADTEVQDQRSREPEEKPRHFQHSVQMVKIKRTYKFAGEWITEEKVVPKDSAEARAFLSSGENVELADAEDVAAVDATHTLLRRPVRKISRFDPNPNGMIKKSWERQPAVEVSAGQDARGPKINTVEKSRLDWAQYVDQAGIQDELRVHSRAKEGYMGRMDFLGRMEDRREEERRNARLKTM
- a CDS encoding uncharacterized protein (ID:PFLUO_001240-T1.cds;~source:funannotate), with protein sequence MPQFKSSLGMMALTVGSAMAALDSCSSNSSLSCHGSSKTPTCCFQYPGGALLQTQFWDSDPATGPTDSWTIHGLWPDNCDGTYQASCDSARAYTNITDILKSQGRSELLTYMNKYWVSDDGSDESFWEHEWSKHGTCLNTIKPSCYSNYQPQEEVGQFFQKVVDLFKGLDTYTALSNAGITPDSSKTYDLADIQNALSKIHSGVTAYVGCESDSMDEVYYFFNVRGNVIDGTYQPTAPLEKSNCPSSGIKYTPKSGSSN